A single Drosophila ananassae strain 14024-0371.13 chromosome 3L, ASM1763931v2, whole genome shotgun sequence DNA region contains:
- the LOC6496562 gene encoding putative mediator of RNA polymerase II transcription subunit 26 — protein sequence MHIHSALLLVLAVATGLWVSSVEAAATGAAAATATTSKPKGFEARSLDVNASGAEEEDEFETQAQTHLAYRQQPQQQRQLYEYSEEEQEEPPRQVYVNRNAKQQSNFLKIQGQLKKPLSEESEEEEEEVEEPDRLSTLLSKSSFSCNDRNSGYYADESLSCEVFHYCQDSQKHSWICPEGFTFHQIHLICMPPSHDNICKQSSKYHIVNDYLYKPINLQEHQSKPNVTLRYSERYFPENYYEHERYDDEEEEEPAPRPRIQPQQPQQQHHHRIQQQQQPQQQHRQVVAYQQPQQQPQVRVQYQQPQQVQHQTAAPQPQVVTQIRHQPQPQPTTLAYRKPLPATTVQPQLQFHQPQLQLHQQRPQTLAPTVTPAPYRFFTAAPQLQHLQQQQQQVFRTPEEINISLQQRRPQVFIATTPRYYEDEYLYERRK from the exons CATCCATTCAGCCCTTCTGCTAGTCCTGGCTGTGGCCACTGGCCTTTGGGTCAGCAGTGTTGAGGCGGCAGCCACTGGTGCTGCCGCGGCCACGGCTACCACTTCCAAACCGAAGGGATTCGAGGCACGGTCGTTGGACGTGAATGCCAGCGGAgccgaggaggaggatgagTTCGAGACGCAGGCCCAGACCCATCTGGCCTATCgccagcagccgcagcagcagcgccaGTTGTACGAATACAGCGaagaggagcaggaggagccgCCGCGTCAGGTCTATGTCAACCGAAACGCCAAGCAACAGAGCAACTTCCTCAAGATCCAGGGCCAGCTTAAGAAGCCCCTGAGTGAAGAgagcgaggaggaggaggaggaagttGAGGAGCCCGATCGTCTGTCCACACTGCTGAGCAAGTCCTCTTTCAGCTGCAATGACAGGAACTCTGG TTACTATGCCGATGAATCGCTGAGCTGCGAAGTGTTCCACTATTGCCAGGATAGCCAGAAGCACTCTTGGATCTGCCCGGAGGGCTTCACCTTCCATCAGATCCACTTGATCTGCATGCCGCCCTCTCACGACAACATCTGCAAGCAGTCCTCCAAGTATCATATTGTGAACGATTACCTGTACAAGCCAATCAATCTTCAAGAGCACCAGAGCAAGCCCAATGTGACACTTCGCTACTCGGAGCGTTACTTCCCGGAGAACTACTACGAACACGAGCGTTACGATgatgaagaggaggaggagcccgCACCCAGGCCACGCATCCAGCCTCAGCAGCCGCAACAACAGCACCACCATCGaattcagcagcagcagcagccccaGCAGCAACATCGCCAAGTTGTGGCCTATcagcagccgcagcaacaGCCCCAAGTACGTGTCCAGTACCAGCAGCCCCAGCAAGTGCAGCACCAGACGGCTGCCCCACAGCCTCAAGTGGTGACGCAGATCCGCCACCAGCCGCAACCACAGCCCACGACATTGGCCTATAGGAAGCCACTGCCCGCCACGACCGTCCAGCCGCAGTTACAGTTCCACCAgccgcagctgcagctccaCCAGCAGCGGCCACAAACGTTGGCGCCCACCGTGACGCCGGCGCCGTATCGTTTCTTCACCGCCGCCCCCCAGCTGCAACacttgcaacagcagcagcaacaggtcTTCCGCACGCCCGAGGAGATCAATATCTCGCTCCAGCAGCGCCGGCCGCAGGTCTTCATCGCCACAACGCCGAGGTACTATGAGGATGAGTACCTCTACGAGCGGAGGAAGTAA